DNA from Triticum aestivum cultivar Chinese Spring chromosome 7D, IWGSC CS RefSeq v2.1, whole genome shotgun sequence:
GGGCTCGCCGCCATCGTGCATCCACTGGTCCAACTCGGCGACACCATAATCCACCTCCTCCTGTGGCGACAGCGGTTGCAGGAGCTGGGCATCTGCTGcagacgatggcggcggcggagaagcgACGCCTGCAGGAACAGCGGCGTCGTCTTCGTTGAACAGCCACCGGGACTCCTCGGGGACCTCTGACGACGACTCACCGCCGGGCTCCTGCATCATCAACTGGTGGTCGTCGAGTGGGGCGGCGAAGAAGCACAGCCCCCATAGCTCTTCGGGGACGCCCGACGGCGACATGGGCTCCCGCGTCCACCGGTCGATCGCGTCGTAGTCCTCCTGCGCCAGCGCCAGCGGCTGCGGATGTGGATGCGGATGCAGGGGCAGCAGCAGTCGTTGGGCGTTCGCCGAGAAGGGCCCAGGGATGGGAGCACACCATGGACGATGCTCCACCTCCTCCATATCCCAATCGATCGAGCGAGATCGCCGCGCTGGATCTCGCTTAGGGTTAGATGGTTGTTCTCCCGCCGGCTGTCCTGATGTTTCGTGGGTATGCAGCTGCTGCTTACGTAGCTTTTATGAAAGAAATCGATCGGGGAGCCGGCTGGCCGGAGTCCGACTCCGATTCCAACTCTTCTCGGCATGACGACGGTGGACCCATATCGATTTGGCGAGTACCACGCGCTGGTCGGCCGAACCGTTGGATACAGCCTCGATCTCGTCTCCTTCCCCCGCTCGGTAAACGAATGGCGCCCCTTTCTCTCCCCCGCTCGCCTCCGCCAGACTCTCCATCGGCCGGTTCCAGTGTGTAGTCGCCGTCGATGCAATATTTCCAGATTCGGCGACAAAAAAGAGCAGTGTCGCGGGTGGTAGCAAAAAATAAACACAGTTCAGCAAGAAAAAAAAACTGTCGCCGGTTCCAGCATACCAAATCGCCGATCCAGCTAAAAAACTTGCCGCTTGTAGCAAACCAAAAAGACGGTGCCAACAAATTGAAAGGACGGCGCCAGCAAAATCATCTGGAAACACGTGTCATTCCTGCCTACGGTCGCAAACAAAACATCTCACTGATCCAGCAAGAAAACTTGCCAGTTGTAGCAAAACAAAAAGCCAGTGCCAGCAACATCAAAACTTGCTGGTCGTCCGATTGCAACACTTGTCAATGTGGATGTAGTCATGGTTACCAGCTACCTGAAGGCTTTGACCCAGTCTTCAAACTAACTGTATTCCTTTCTTTTTGTTCTATAGATAATCCAGAAAGGCTACATATGAATAAACACACAGGACTGACTGCTACATATGAATGCTTGCCAATTCTTCAGGTTACAACAAGCAACTGAAGGATATACAAAAATCACAAATAGTCTTTGTACTTCCTCATGGAGTTATTTTGATAATCGTGAGAAAGAGGAAGCTTGAGTTTACAGGAAACCAAATTGACTATCATGATCGATGGGCATGACAAAAACAACTGGTAACCAAACAAATAGAACATCTTTTGATGGTGAAATTACATGAAATTAGCAGTATGATTCTATCTTTATCAATCTGCTCGAAGGCACTGAACCACGTACCATGGGTGGAGAACAGGCAGACAGAATTCCGGCGAATTTGAACAGTGAGATTGTGGCGAAGTCGGCAAAACAGCGATACAACAATGTCGAGTACGGGAAGCAATCGAGCAGTGGCTTCGGTCGAGGGAGTCAAGGCGTTCTTATAGCCAAGGCTATACGAAGTAGTTTTTGTACTTAATTTCCTGTCGAGACCTAGCCAAGGCTAGGTTTTGTTGGACCGCCTGGCAATTTCGTTGAGGGAGCTACGGGACCTTAGTACCAGCCAAGGGGTGGATACCGTGAACACAGGGGAGGCGGCGGACGTGGCCGGACAGCTGCCTGCCGAAAACCACGGCGAGACCCACCTCCTCGTTGTGGCCCACCTCCGGTGGCGGACGTGTCGGCCACGGTGGCGCATCCATCGGCCAGGGTGACCCCTAATGTCACAGCGACTGGAGTACCAATTCCGGCACTTCCCGGAGCCGCGCTCGCCGTGGTGAGGGTACTGGCTGCAGTGCCCATAGCGGAGACAGCGGCAACAACAGGGGCACTTGATTTAACAGGTGACAAGGCAAGCCAAAAGTCGGAAAACGACCGCACCTATAAGGCGCTAGTAAGAGAGAAAATGTGTTGTTACAGATGCGGTGAACCGGGACACTTTGCGGTGACATGCACTACGGAGTTGTTCGACTTGTGCTTGAAGCCGATGCATTCTTCGGGGGAGTGTCCACTTCTCTTAGCACCTAAACCGGTGGTCACGGTTTACGGTGTCAGTGGTAGTATAGACTGATGTTTTTTTGAGACTGCTAGCACAACGTCCGGCACACCCCGTTTGGAGAGTTCGAGGACCGGCATCGTGCGGGTCACATGTGGTACTTTGACAGAGGAGCAGGTAATTCAGCAGTTGAGGAGGTTGGTTTCCGCCAGCTTCATGTGGTCCCTTGTGTAGATTGAGGAACATGTGTATAAGGTGGATTTTTCGAGGAAGGAAGATCGAGTGCGCCTCTAGGAGTTTGGCATTAGCCGGGTGCCAGCCAATCCGTGTTTCCTCGAGTTTGACGATTGGAAAAAGCAGGAGCCAATGGGGATACCCCTTCATGGCTTCATCTATTTGGATTCGGCTTCTAGGGCCCCCATCTCAGCCCCTTAATGATATTCTACTCACTTGGAGTTTGGGTTTGCTGATCGGAAGGACATAACATGTCGATTTGCCATTCACGACCCCTTATCATTGTGCTTGAGATGGACTATGATCCTCATTATGTGTCATGGACCTATGGTGATATGACTTATGATCTCGTGCTAAAGAGGTTGCTAAAGGCAACAAGGATGATATGTCTGAGGAAGATAGAGAGCATCAGGATGACATCATGAATCATGATAAGCAAGATGACATCTCTAAGTCCACAGGGCAGCCTACTCAGACAGTAGATGTGCTTGCTGACAAGGGGATTGCGCCTTCTTCGACTCCCATGGCAGGCTGTGGTTCAGATCTTACAGGGCAGCTTCGGCACCGAGTCGCCTCTCGGGAAACCGAGTCGAAGGCAGAGGACCCGGTTGAGCAGGAGCCGCTGCTATCACCAATGATGTCGCCAGTCCGTTTGGCACCGCCCATTCTAGGGTTGGTGCtgaaccctacctcctctcctatTGGGGGAGGGAGCCCAAGGCAGGGGGCCTTAGCTCAGTTCACTCCTTCACCGCCAGTTGACCTAAGAACCTCTCAACTGACATACTGCGAGAGGAGTCCCAGGCAGGCGGCCAAGGTACACATGGGGAGTCCCAGGCAGGCGTCTTGGACCCTGCCCCTTCTTCATCGTAGGCTCCGTAGACCCAGCTGCAGGTCATGGAGCAGAGCCCAGTAAGACCAATCGGAAACCTGGTAGGAGGCTGGTCCCTGGCAAGGTACACTATAGAGGGTGTGATTACCTTCGGAGGGATCCCGGACCCGACGTCTGGCCCTAGGAGGGTGACTCAGCGGATTCAGGACAAGCCAGACACGGATGACCCGCCGGTGGGGTGCGCCATGCGGGCAGCCAAGCTTCGAGATATCGAAGCCACTACTGGTATGTCCATAAATACCAGTTGTTTAGTTTTGCATTTTTCTTAGAATGAAATTGTTAGCAACACTGATAAGTTGGGGGGGTTTCTCTCGGAGCAAATGGTAAGGAAATAGCTAAATCAGTTAACGGCCTGCTTGACCTTGAGGCTGATAGGGCCATGAAAATGGTTAGAAATATCACTACAGTCAAAACCTATGAATGATAGCGAAGTTAATGCGCTTGGGGTTTGGGCACTAGAAAGCCTATTTCAAGATCTAGTGCctctcagcatgttggatgatgaGGCTCTGTATACAGAGGAGCATGCGGTTCCTCTACAACCAGTTGAAAGCTTTGGCAACGTTCCTGGTCATGTGGACCCTAGGGTGGTGCAGGATAGCCTAAAGGCACGTGGAAGAGGAATGTGTACGCTCAATCTGCAAAAATCTTTCAATGCACCAACGAGATTAAAATAAAAAAACATGATGAAGATTGAGAGGCATATTTTGGAATAGCAAAGGTCTTGCGAACTTGGCTAAACGTAGGTTTCTGGTGGAATCTTTTATCGAGCACAAACTAGATTGTATCGCTTTGCTTGAGACAGGTAGAGATAATTGTACTTCGCAGTTTCTCCAAACAGTTTCTGGTGATTTAGACTTTGATTGGCATTGTTTACCACTGTGAGGTAGATCTGGCCGAATCTTACTTAGGGTTAATTGTGAAACCTTGGAGGTAGTTAACGTTATTATGGGGGACTTTGCGGTAAAATTTCATGTTGCATCAAAAGTTGACGGTTTTCGTTGGGCTATGGTGGCTGATGGTGCAGCTCTGCAGGGATGAAAGATTATCCATTTTGGTTGGGGGTGACTTCAATATGATTAGGAGGAGAGAGGAAAAAAATAATGAAAACTTTGATGGAAGGTGGTCATTTATGTTTAATGTTATAACTGAAAGTCTTGACCTGAGAGAGATTGATCTCATAGGCAGAAAATTTACCTGGACGAATGCTTTGGAGAATCCAACATACGAGAAGTTGGATCGCGTTCTTACCAGTGTGGAATGGGAATAAAAAATTCCTCTGATAACGGTGCGAGCATTACAGAGGGGACTTTCCGACCACACCCCCATGCTTGTTGACTCAGGGGTTGCGACCCATGTAGCAAACAAAAATGTCTATTATCCCCTTCAGTAGTAGTCCTTATAGCATCTATTACCTGATGAGTTGCCTTTTTGTGAGTTTTACGAAAAAAGGCTTTTGCCCCGTTATATATATAAAGTAAACCACTAGAGCCAACGACTTTGACACAGAGATCCACACCACATGACATACACGCCGTAGCAAACGAGCGAAGTACAAGAGGTTAATGCTGAAGGCACAACTCAACAAGAAAAAAAAACATACAACGACCGCGGTGACGACACTCATATTTTCAACAGGCACAACCATGGCCTTTTTCGGTTGGCACACGTGCTCGTTGTTTTCCTCTCTGTAGGTGGATGCAGTAAACTCGCAAAAAAAAATGGTGGATGCGGTAAATGGGATGGTGTCAACCACGTTGGCCGATTGTCTGATGAAGAACGCCCGGTGCAAGACGCGTATATTTGGCTGACATACCAACACGCGATAGAGACATACCAACACGGTAGCACGTACACACACGGGCAaccattcttacttttgtttatAACAGACATGCAAATATTGTGTACAGGACACGGGCAACCATTCCTTTGCACGAATTTAAATGATCAAGATTCTCGTTCGGTGTAGTCCTTTCAATGCACCTTAAGAAATGTCACAGGCTCAGGCTGCCACCGCGCGCCCACTCCCTGAAATGTCACCTCATTGCTTTCTAGGGTGGCGGCCTACTATGCGTAGGTTGGAATCCTACCCTACGGCAACGAGCCAACGCCCCAACGCCCAACGAGGCATCAGACTACTATGTTAGTTGGGAGAACCTGAGACTTCTCAGAGCTCAGCCACTCTCAGCCGTCGGATCGATTGTTTGATGCGTTTAGGACCGTCGGATCTCGCTCCTGGTCGATATCAGCCGTTGGATCAAAAAAAGTTACTGCTATAATGAATAGTTACCGTCTCGTTCCTGCCACCGCCTGTAATTACGCTGCCCCGCCGAGGGCATTTCCGTCATTTCACACACAAGGGTATAAATCATAGTGGCTCCTCTGAGATgacctagccgcctcctcctcccgcactCCCGCCGCCCCGTCTTCTCTTCGTCCCgcctcgcccctctctctctccctccaaaCCCTACCCCGCGCACGCCTCCCTACCCCACTGCCATCTCCTTCGCCGCCGGGAGCTCGCCCGGGATGACTGCCGCGGGGTTCCTGGTGGGCTTCCTCCTCGGCCTGCTCGCGCTCACGGAGGCCGAGGCGGCCGCGCTGCTCTGGTTcgtgctccgcctccgccgccggcgcggCTTCGGTGGACTCGGACGGCTCCTCTCCGTCTCCTCCCTCGCCCCCACGTGTGGTTCCGCTTCCCGCTGGCCACGAGGTGCAGCCTTGCAGGGGCGCATCGGGTTGGGCCTCTGTTTCCGGTTAGttcatcccctcctcctcctctccgatcTGCTCTGGTTCtcaccctctcctcttcttccttctctctcaGATATGGTGCAGCAGCTACTGTGGGGTTGAGGTGTTCTGGCAACGGTAGGAGCTCCGGGCCCGTCCAGGTTaacctatctctctctctcctgatTTCGTAGCCCTCATGTGCTTGCTTGCTTTCTGCTCTGAGTTGTGGCCGTCCAGATTAGCTAGGGTTCAAGCTTTGGCAGCCTATATGGTGGTCACTATTCTTGTCATGTGCTTTAACTCTACAACCAAGCTTGGGTTCCCTCATGTGCTTGCTGGTCTGCCTGTCTAATTAGGCTTAGGTACCACAACCTACAGATTCTTTCTTGTTTGCCAAGTGCTGCAATCTCAAAGAATTTGCTTGATTTGCTGCAGGTCTGTACAGTGCTCCATCTATGCTGATTTTCAGAAACTGTTGCCCAGAGAGATCTCCATGAAGCATTGCGCCTGATGCAGATGTCAAAgtattcaatctactttgatgacCACCAGCGGTGTAGTCTTGGTACATATACTGCATCCTGAGAGATAAAGCAGCAAGGACTAGCAGCATGGATGTGAAATATGGTCATGCTCTTAACCTGATCTCCAGAAAGGTATAATCTGTACCTACATCTACATTAATTGGTACCACTATTGCTGGGCATTGATTGCTGACAGAATTTCTCTCCAGCTAGAATGTTTGTATACACCGTAGCAATTCTCTCCTGTAATAGCTACATCAATTTTGAGATTGCTAACAGAAATTCTCTCCTAATAAATATTAACCAAATTTAATTTAAGAAATGAGAGAATCTCAATACTATGGTACAACTTTGCTGAAAAAACCATTATTTGCAGTACTAACAAATTATAGCAATAGGATGCGCTGACATCAGTTTACTGCTCTGGATTAATTATTATTCGATGACTGTCTAAAGATAGATTTTCAAATACCGAAGGCGAGTTAGTCTATTCATTCATCTGTATCGTACAATATATGTCTCATAATGTTTGCTGAGTAGCAAAGCTGACTCCTTACAATATTTCTTTTGTTATCATTTAGCATTACCGTAGTACTGCTATGATACTTGCGGCAAAGTTCATACCATGCTCCCAGTTCCCTATTATCATTTTCATAATTTTGGAGATTTAGTTTAGTTACAAATAAGCACGTCGTCCGACATTTACTGTTTGTCTGGACTAGAAATGAAATGCAAATATACCTTTTAAATTGACATGATAATTGGAAGTAGATAAATGTTATAACCTTTGTACTTATCAATGGAAGTTATCAATGATTTCTCCCTTTTATGGGTATAGTCAGCATAACGGGTATTTTCTCACAATTTTCGTTTCTCCTGTCTCTTCAACATCATTCCACACTGCACTTAATGAAAACTTATCTTTGAGCAAGTTATATTCTCCATGTTAACATAGTTCCAGTAGCATGCGTATCAGTGGTGAGTTTTTTTATTCATTGATTTTGTGTGTTCCCATTTTGGCTTGGTTTCACTGCTCAAACCATATATGTTAGTAAGAGGAAACAGAGTGTCACATTTTTGTTGATAAAATACATATAAGAACAGATTCATTGTCCCGTCTGTGTAGCATGGATGTTTGTTCGTTAACGCAAGTGCTTATTGTCACATCTGTTGCTTCTAATGATTTTTAGTGTAATACTAATCAGATTTCTATATCTCCTGAAGCAAGAAGAGTATTTTGATGGAGCACAATTGATGTAGGTAAGCTTACTTGTGTAATTCAAAAACCTGAAACTTCTTAACAGTAACTCAATTATTACATAACTCGATTTTCTACATCTCCAActgtgttctgtttttgacactgGTGTTCCGTTTTTCTTATTCATGCTTGCAATATTTTTAGTTTTTATGATTTTGTATAGCCAATGTGCATACTGTCCAGTGTAGGCATCTACTACCTTTGCAGTTGGCTCCTCATTTTCCTTTTATTACTACATGCGATTTTTATTAGCTGATCTGTGGCTTGATTTTCATTTGTAGATTCAAACTACTCTCCTGTGAGGATTTGTTCTGCTATACATTTTCCTTTAATTTCCCATCCAGGTTGTGTTCAAATGATAGGTGGCATTGCAAATTATGACCAGTTTAAATGTTGTTTAGTGAGGTATGATTTGCTCATTAACTTTTATTGCTCATTTCATTAACCCGTACATTGCTGGCGGTTACTATCTTATACCCAATATAGATATGTAACGGACCAGGTTTTGTTTGAACGTGATACAGTTGGGTTAAGCTTCTCAAATGCCTAGCATCAATTAAGCTTGACCACCAAACTGAAACTGAAGAATATAAAAAGTTCAGTTAAGCATCCGAAGCTTTCGGACGGAAATTTTTAATGCAGTACACTATATAGTTAACCAAGGGAAACTTCTATTTTTGCTACTTCCTGttcctgattttttttgaaatcactTTAGTGTGCTTATTGCCCATCACTGAACTAACAGGAGcctgttgccatgtgtttttttaCTAATCAGACTACTTGGAGAACCATCTGTTAAAACTGGTCTAACTAAGAAAATGCTTTCTTCTGTCTCTACTAGACACCGACAATGAGAACGCCATTTCTATGTAGCTGAACCAAGTGACTGAAAATTTATGTTACGTGGTACAACTTTACGAGAGGATTATTTCTGTAGACGAAGAACACAGTTGCATCTATGCCTTCTAAGTCTTTAGTTATTTTGAAAGATAACTTAATAATAGATGGATAAATGAGCTTGGCTTTCAAACCTACGAGGTTTAGAATTTCCTGTTGACTTTACTTCTGTGTTTCGCCAGCCTCCATCCGCCAATTGGAAATAAACTGAGGGACCTGAAGTTTCATCTATTAGGAGAAGCCGGTGCTTGTGCGGGTTGCCGGATTAATCAAGATGGAAGCTGATGCAATTAGAGTCCCATCGGTACCATTGCCTATGACCATGATGCAGACATTCACTCTAGGATTTGAGATTTTCTTTTCTCATCCCCTACGATAGATTATAGCTCAAGGAGTGAATTCATCCACGTCTACATATTTTCATCTTTTGCTATGTTTTGGCATAACCATTATCTGATTTGAGTTTTTGTAAGCGTGCTGAAGTCTTATTGATTGTGTTCCTGCAAATAAACATGATCACCAAATGGGCGTCTTCCGAAAATTAAGAGAATTAACTAATTGTATATGCTATTTATTTGTGTTCTTTTTGTGAGATTCAGATGATGCACACTTGAATATGAATGAAGGATGTGTCCTTGGCTATTGGGCCGTAATGAAAACTTTGTATTGTATTATTGGTAAATTTGCTTCTTTGGAGAAGGTTCTCTTAAGATAGGTCATGATCATGTATAGGGGGCTGGATGAGTTTGGGCTGGGGGGTGCGGCAAGCCGCACTTCCTATCTAGTTGGTGGTGGACGTCCGTGGTTGTGTGGCCTCTACCTCCACAACTTCTTTTTTAATAGTATATCTCATCGCGTGCTCTTGCCTGTAAATTTACTGCATTTGTGTGTGaatctgaatttgtcttttttggttCTGCTTGTGTATTTCAAATTTTGATCTGAATTTACATATGTATTGTGAACATCTATGAATTTTTTGACATATGTATTGTTGAGTATTTTTACCTCTTTAAGTTTTAATCGTTCCTAGCCCATTTTCTAAATTTTAGAGGAGCAAACGGACGACTAAAATAGGCAAGTGTTTTTACTCCCTGTGCAGGATTCGCTTGCTGATGCCGTGGTGCCAAGTAGTCCAATGCCGATACAAGGCCGCAAATGATCTTGAAATGCGGAGGAGCTTGCCCCGGTTGCCATGGGAGAGTACGAGGAGAAGCTCGCTTTTCTCGCGTCAAAAT
Protein-coding regions in this window:
- the LOC123166908 gene encoding uncharacterized protein, giving the protein MTAAGFLVGFLLGLLALTEAEAAALLWFVLRLRRRRGFGGLGRLLSVSSLAPTCGSASRWPRGAALQGRIGLGLCFRYGAAATVGLRCSGNGRSSGPVQVCTVLHLC